One genomic segment of Erythrobacter sp. THAF29 includes these proteins:
- a CDS encoding sodium-translocating pyrophosphatase, producing MNLILISIGLGLLAVIYGVVTRAQVLRASTGNAKMQEIAGAIQEGAQAYLNRQYTTIAMVGVVVAIIVGVFLGVVPAIGFVVGAVLSGVAGYIGMNISVQSNVRTAAAAESGLQQGLTIAFRAGAITGLLVAGLALLAIAVFFYVLVGPMGLTASDRTVIDGLVGLAFGASLISIFARLGGGIFTKAADVGADLVGKVEAGIPEDDPRNPATIADNVGDNVGDCAGMAADLFETYVVTVGATMVLTALLLTGLGDLLLPLMALPLLIGGACIVTSIIGTYFVRLGGGTNVMGAMYKGFLVTAVLSIPLIYLVMQYALGTGGTDMNTVLNAGSGLVEFTGMDLFLCALLGLVITGLIIWITEYYTGTGYRPVRSIAKASETGHGTNVIQGLAISLEATALPTLVIAAGIIIAYQLAGLMGIAYAATAMLALAGMVVALDAYGPVTDNAGGIAEMAGLDESVREKTDLLDAVGNTTKAVTKGYAIGSAGLGALVLFAAYTTDLRVFFSEFMDGDLSNGEVSFSLENPYVIVGLFLGALLPYLFGAMGMTAVGRAAGDVVKDVREQFASDKGIMDGTSKPNYARTVDLVTKAAIKEMIIPSLLPVLSPVVVYFVITAIAGQDNGFAALGAMLLGVIVGGLFVALSMTAGGGAWDNAKKYIEDGNHGGKGSEAHKAAVTGDTVGDPYKDTAGPAVNPMIKITNIVALLLLAALAGAH from the coding sequence GTGAACCTTATACTCATATCTATCGGGCTGGGACTGCTCGCCGTGATCTACGGCGTCGTAACCCGCGCCCAGGTGCTGAGAGCCAGCACCGGTAACGCCAAAATGCAAGAGATCGCAGGCGCCATCCAGGAGGGTGCGCAGGCTTACCTCAACCGCCAGTACACCACCATCGCCATGGTCGGCGTGGTCGTCGCGATCATCGTCGGGGTGTTCCTCGGCGTGGTACCCGCTATCGGCTTCGTCGTTGGCGCGGTTCTGTCGGGCGTGGCCGGATATATCGGGATGAACATCTCGGTACAGTCGAACGTGCGCACCGCCGCAGCCGCCGAAAGTGGACTTCAGCAGGGCCTCACCATCGCATTCCGCGCGGGTGCAATCACGGGCTTGCTCGTCGCCGGTCTCGCATTGCTTGCGATCGCAGTATTCTTTTATGTGCTGGTTGGACCGATGGGCCTGACCGCCAGCGACCGCACCGTCATCGACGGCCTCGTCGGCCTCGCCTTTGGCGCATCGCTGATTTCGATCTTCGCGCGTTTGGGCGGCGGCATCTTCACCAAGGCTGCGGACGTCGGCGCCGACCTTGTCGGCAAGGTCGAGGCGGGTATTCCGGAAGATGACCCCCGCAACCCTGCCACTATCGCCGATAACGTAGGTGACAATGTCGGCGACTGCGCGGGGATGGCCGCCGACCTGTTCGAGACCTATGTCGTGACCGTCGGCGCAACCATGGTGCTGACCGCACTGCTGCTTACCGGTCTCGGCGACCTGCTGCTGCCGCTGATGGCGCTGCCGCTGCTGATCGGCGGTGCGTGCATCGTGACCTCGATCATCGGAACCTACTTCGTCCGTCTTGGCGGCGGCACGAACGTGATGGGCGCGATGTACAAGGGCTTCCTTGTCACCGCCGTCCTGTCGATCCCGCTGATCTACCTCGTGATGCAGTATGCACTCGGCACCGGCGGCACGGACATGAACACCGTGCTGAACGCTGGCTCGGGCCTTGTCGAATTTACCGGCATGGACCTGTTCCTGTGCGCTCTGCTTGGCCTCGTCATTACCGGGCTGATCATCTGGATCACCGAGTACTACACCGGTACGGGCTACCGTCCGGTGCGCTCGATCGCCAAGGCATCGGAAACGGGCCACGGCACCAACGTGATCCAGGGCCTCGCGATTTCGCTCGAAGCGACCGCACTGCCGACACTGGTGATCGCCGCAGGCATCATCATCGCCTACCAGCTCGCGGGCCTCATGGGCATCGCATATGCAGCGACCGCAATGCTGGCCCTCGCCGGTATGGTCGTCGCGCTCGATGCATATGGTCCCGTGACCGACAACGCAGGCGGTATCGCCGAAATGGCCGGTCTCGACGAGAGCGTTCGCGAGAAGACCGACCTGCTCGATGCGGTCGGCAACACGACCAAGGCCGTGACCAAGGGTTACGCGATCGGTTCGGCGGGCCTCGGCGCGCTCGTTCTGTTCGCTGCCTACACCACCGACCTTCGCGTGTTCTTCAGCGAGTTCATGGACGGCGACCTGTCGAATGGCGAAGTCTCCTTCAGCCTCGAAAACCCGTATGTGATCGTCGGTCTGTTCCTCGGCGCACTGCTCCCGTACCTGTTCGGTGCGATGGGCATGACCGCCGTGGGCCGCGCTGCCGGCGACGTGGTGAAGGACGTTCGCGAGCAGTTTGCGAGCGACAAGGGCATCATGGACGGCACCAGCAAGCCGAACTACGCCCGCACCGTCGACCTCGTGACGAAGGCTGCGATCAAGGAAATGATCATACCGTCGCTGCTTCCGGTGCTTTCGCCGGTTGTCGTCTACTTCGTGATCACCGCGATCGCGGGGCAGGACAATGGCTTTGCCGCGCTCGGCGCGATGCTGCTCGGCGTGATCGTCGGCGGGCTGTTCGTTGCGCTCTCCATGACCGCCGGCGGCGGAGCATGGGACAACGCAAAGAAGTACATCGAAGACGGCAATCACGGCGGCAAGGGCTCCGAAGCCCACAAGGCTGCCGTGACGGGCGATACCGTTGGTGACCCCTACAAGGACACCGCCGGCCCGGCCGTGAACCCGATGATCAAGATCACCAATATCGTCGCGCTGCTTCTGCTCGCGGCGCTGGCCGGAGCGCACTAA
- a CDS encoding universal stress protein: MKSILVHANEDSCMEARMQVALDIARVTGAHLTFLQSVSYEVFAPGDFYGSAMAAALPLIKEAAEDFRAKTEADLANEDANWEWKFLYGMAEDRLLEQSALNDLIILGPNDVGEDGQHRASDMAGELALKAPAPVLVVPSDAKRLDVRAPMMVAWNGSSEAAVAMRAAVPLLAMASDVFITCVGEEKERQRFDFPPDEAAEYLSRYGIRPEVLEIPRGDAKVSDTLFSAAEARGCSMMVMGAYGHSRLAERLLGGVTRRSLTDPHMPIFLWH; this comes from the coding sequence ATGAAATCGATCCTCGTTCACGCCAATGAAGACAGCTGCATGGAAGCCCGCATGCAGGTCGCGCTCGACATTGCCCGGGTAACCGGCGCGCATCTCACGTTTCTTCAATCCGTCAGCTACGAGGTGTTCGCACCCGGCGACTTCTACGGCTCTGCGATGGCGGCCGCGCTTCCGCTGATCAAGGAAGCCGCCGAGGATTTTCGCGCCAAGACCGAAGCCGACCTCGCGAATGAGGATGCGAATTGGGAGTGGAAGTTCCTTTATGGCATGGCGGAAGACCGCCTGCTCGAACAGTCGGCGCTGAACGATCTCATCATTCTGGGGCCCAATGATGTTGGCGAGGACGGGCAACATCGTGCATCCGACATGGCTGGCGAACTGGCCCTCAAGGCGCCCGCTCCGGTCCTCGTGGTTCCGTCCGATGCGAAGCGGCTGGATGTCCGTGCTCCGATGATGGTTGCGTGGAACGGATCATCGGAAGCCGCTGTCGCGATGCGTGCCGCCGTCCCTTTGCTGGCGATGGCCAGCGACGTTTTCATCACCTGCGTCGGCGAAGAGAAGGAGCGGCAACGCTTCGATTTCCCTCCTGACGAGGCAGCCGAATATCTCAGCCGCTATGGGATCCGCCCGGAGGTACTCGAAATCCCGCGCGGCGATGCAAAGGTGTCCGACACGTTGTTTTCAGCCGCCGAAGCGCGCGGGTGTTCGATGATGGTTATGGGTGCCTACGGCCATTCGCGGCTTGCCGAACGTTTGCTGGGTGGTGTGACCCGGCGCTCTCTCACCGACCCACACATGCCGATCTTCCTCTGGCACTAG
- the thiL gene encoding thiamine-phosphate kinase, translating to MNEAEFIAALRNLPLHPGAHDLSDDCAELEIGGETLVLTHDSMSEGTHFRLDADMSDVAWKLVASNLSDLAAKGAEPVGVLLSHSLGSNDKTFLSGLKSALEKFEISLFGGDTFAAEGAKTFGMTAVGRATHQPTPKRSNAEAGEAIYVTGSLGRAMLGYEGHQEHLEAFNRPRPLLAEGIALAPHVGAMMDISDGLLLDCWRMATASKDVSFELRRELIPVVDPARFDDCIRWGEDYQLLFTADPKAELPVEATRIGTVTSSGFSVLRLDNEILTPESGIGYQHG from the coding sequence ATGAACGAAGCCGAATTCATCGCCGCCTTGCGCAACCTGCCGCTTCACCCCGGCGCGCATGACCTGTCGGATGATTGCGCAGAGCTCGAGATCGGCGGCGAGACGCTGGTGCTGACCCATGACAGCATGTCCGAAGGGACGCATTTTCGCTTGGATGCAGATATGTCAGATGTCGCGTGGAAGCTGGTCGCGAGCAATCTTTCCGATCTCGCAGCCAAGGGCGCGGAGCCGGTCGGGGTGCTGCTTAGCCATTCGCTTGGGTCCAACGACAAAACGTTCCTCTCAGGCTTGAAGTCAGCGCTCGAGAAGTTTGAGATTTCGCTCTTCGGAGGCGATACTTTCGCCGCCGAGGGGGCCAAGACTTTCGGAATGACCGCCGTCGGCCGAGCGACCCATCAGCCAACTCCAAAGCGTTCAAACGCCGAAGCGGGCGAGGCAATCTACGTAACCGGATCACTTGGCCGCGCCATGCTTGGATATGAAGGGCATCAGGAACACCTTGAAGCCTTCAACCGCCCTCGCCCGCTTCTCGCCGAGGGCATCGCCCTTGCGCCGCATGTCGGGGCGATGATGGACATTTCGGACGGCCTGCTGCTCGATTGCTGGCGCATGGCGACCGCAAGCAAGGATGTCTCATTCGAGCTTCGGCGCGAACTCATACCGGTCGTCGACCCAGCGCGCTTTGACGATTGCATCCGTTGGGGTGAGGATTACCAGCTTCTATTCACCGCCGATCCAAAAGCAGAGCTCCCTGTCGAGGCGACCCGCATCGGGACCGTCACTTCCTCCGGCTTTTCCGTGCTCCGGCTCGACAACGAAATCCTGACCCCGGAAAGCGGCATTGGTTACCAACACGGCTGA
- a CDS encoding acyl-CoA thioesterase II → MSDTPSPQRLVEGLLRLLTVEKRAADIYAGPPQKGGIGRVFGGQVLAQALQAAQASVTDGKTAHSLHAYFLRGGKEGLPIEYRIERDFDGRSFANRRVVAAQENEDGTATPILNLTASFQVQEDGLGHDDAPVPEVADPETLQSDMEMRHQMADKMGDKLSEVQRKLMLRPRPIEMRTLDKLHWMNNEPREPRAHSWFKTAAPLPDDPALHRAIITYASDYTLLGTSALPHGLSWMRGELVGASLDHAIWFHREARADEWLLYATDSPWSGSGRGFNRGRIFNRAGELVASVAQEGMMRRRKATPSA, encoded by the coding sequence ATGAGCGATACCCCTTCACCCCAGCGCCTCGTCGAGGGGCTGTTGCGCCTCCTGACGGTCGAAAAACGCGCTGCCGACATTTATGCTGGCCCGCCGCAGAAAGGCGGCATCGGCCGTGTGTTCGGCGGGCAGGTCCTGGCGCAGGCCCTGCAGGCCGCACAAGCTAGCGTCACGGACGGAAAGACCGCCCATTCGCTCCACGCCTATTTCCTGCGCGGCGGCAAAGAAGGGCTCCCGATCGAATACCGGATCGAGCGCGATTTCGACGGACGCAGCTTCGCCAACCGCCGCGTTGTGGCCGCACAGGAGAACGAGGACGGGACCGCGACACCGATCCTGAACCTGACTGCCAGTTTCCAGGTGCAGGAAGACGGGCTTGGGCACGATGATGCCCCGGTGCCAGAGGTCGCAGACCCGGAAACGCTCCAATCCGATATGGAGATGCGCCACCAGATGGCGGACAAGATGGGTGACAAGCTATCCGAAGTGCAGCGAAAGCTGATGCTCCGCCCTCGCCCGATAGAGATGCGAACGCTCGACAAGCTGCACTGGATGAACAACGAGCCGCGCGAACCGCGTGCTCACAGCTGGTTCAAGACCGCCGCTCCCCTGCCTGACGATCCCGCGCTCCATCGCGCAATCATCACCTATGCCAGCGACTACACCCTGCTGGGAACGAGCGCGCTGCCGCATGGTCTTTCATGGATGCGCGGCGAACTCGTGGGCGCAAGCCTGGACCACGCTATCTGGTTCCATCGCGAGGCCCGCGCCGACGAATGGCTACTCTATGCTACCGATTCGCCGTGGTCCGGCAGCGGGCGCGGCTTCAATCGCGGAAGAATATTCAACCGCGCAGGCGAACTCGTGGCGAGCGTGGCGCAGGAGGGAATGATGCGCCGGCGGAAGGCAACTCCTTCCGCCTGA
- a CDS encoding DUF1190 domain-containing protein has translation MQKPVSQKRSKRSSKVALTTMAVVGGGAMLSACGGEPVAPSAKAAKGEQVEVEVYENVFACAKITGKTREECETMREEAIAQAEQDAPRFAAIQDCEAEYGAGKCVENGFGETVGEGEEQQQVRSGRGHYSPFVVAWFSSSNKNAPLFNSKSGGYQTANGSRLSYAGGPGKYVASNRAFERRKSVPKVKPASRLAAKGGFGGRNGSWNLKDRSGGSKSTGGSSKSSSRSKGG, from the coding sequence ATGCAAAAACCGGTTTCGCAAAAGCGTTCGAAGCGTTCGTCCAAGGTCGCACTCACCACGATGGCGGTCGTAGGTGGGGGCGCAATGCTCTCGGCTTGCGGCGGCGAGCCTGTCGCCCCGTCGGCCAAGGCCGCAAAGGGCGAGCAGGTCGAGGTTGAAGTCTACGAAAACGTCTTCGCCTGCGCCAAGATCACCGGAAAAACGCGTGAAGAATGCGAAACCATGCGTGAGGAAGCTATCGCGCAGGCGGAACAGGATGCGCCGCGCTTTGCCGCTATCCAGGACTGCGAGGCCGAATACGGCGCTGGCAAATGCGTCGAGAACGGCTTTGGCGAAACCGTGGGCGAGGGCGAAGAGCAACAGCAGGTCCGCAGCGGCCGCGGACACTATTCGCCGTTTGTCGTTGCCTGGTTCTCCAGCAGTAACAAGAACGCACCGCTCTTCAACAGCAAGAGTGGCGGGTACCAGACCGCCAACGGTTCGCGCCTCAGCTATGCTGGCGGTCCCGGTAAATATGTCGCCTCGAACCGGGCGTTCGAGCGCCGCAAGTCGGTTCCCAAAGTGAAGCCTGCATCGCGCCTCGCGGCCAAAGGCGGTTTTGGCGGTCGCAACGGCTCATGGAACCTGAAGGATCGTAGCGGCGGCTCGAAATCGACCGGCGGCAGCAGCAAAAGCAGCTCGCGCAGCAAGGGCGGCTAA
- a CDS encoding glutathionylspermidine synthase family protein: MLRKSVKERPDWQAVAETNGFIFHHVDGEIYWDERACWQFTLREIEDEIEDPTTELYAMCLGLVDDACSSQELMERLAIPRAMWDVIAHSWRSGDASLYGRFDFAYDGNGPAKLLEFNADTPTSVYETAFFQWRWLEDMIASGELPPEADQFNRLHEALVERFGQMFTAGSLVHFSAVEDHIEDRATVLYFEDVAGQAGLETRFVGIDDVGIDENGQFVDQEGFQIGAIFKLYPWEDMMREEFAEQVAKSNTTFVEPAWKAILSNKAMLPLLWERHPGHRNLLPAYVAGTEAAKALEAQPHVTKPFFSREGADIELFDGHQRHRGPEEGYGDEGAIVQAYAPIARHGDNHAVIGSWVVGEDPAGMSIREDASPITRDLARFLPHIILD; encoded by the coding sequence ATGCTGCGTAAGTCCGTGAAAGAACGGCCAGATTGGCAGGCGGTCGCCGAAACCAACGGGTTCATCTTCCACCACGTCGATGGTGAGATCTACTGGGACGAACGCGCATGCTGGCAGTTCACCTTGCGCGAAATCGAGGACGAGATCGAAGACCCGACGACCGAGCTTTACGCAATGTGCCTCGGCCTCGTTGACGATGCATGCAGTTCCCAGGAACTCATGGAGCGGCTCGCGATCCCGCGCGCGATGTGGGACGTAATCGCCCACTCATGGCGCAGCGGCGATGCCTCGCTCTATGGCCGGTTCGACTTCGCCTATGATGGCAATGGCCCCGCCAAGTTGCTCGAATTCAACGCCGACACGCCGACGAGCGTCTATGAAACCGCCTTCTTCCAGTGGCGCTGGCTCGAGGACATGATCGCGTCGGGCGAGCTGCCGCCAGAGGCCGATCAGTTCAATCGCCTGCACGAAGCGCTCGTCGAACGGTTCGGCCAGATGTTCACGGCAGGCAGCCTCGTCCATTTCTCCGCCGTCGAGGACCACATCGAAGACCGGGCCACAGTGCTGTATTTCGAGGATGTTGCCGGGCAGGCGGGGCTCGAGACACGTTTCGTCGGTATCGACGATGTGGGGATCGACGAGAACGGCCAGTTCGTTGACCAGGAGGGCTTCCAGATCGGCGCGATCTTCAAGCTCTATCCGTGGGAAGACATGATGCGCGAGGAATTCGCGGAGCAGGTGGCAAAGTCGAACACCACCTTCGTCGAGCCTGCGTGGAAAGCGATCCTGTCGAACAAGGCGATGCTCCCGCTGCTTTGGGAACGTCATCCGGGCCACCGCAACCTCCTCCCGGCATATGTGGCTGGAACCGAGGCGGCGAAGGCTCTCGAAGCGCAGCCGCACGTCACAAAGCCATTTTTCAGCCGCGAAGGCGCGGATATCGAACTGTTTGACGGACATCAGCGCCATAGGGGACCGGAGGAAGGCTATGGCGACGAAGGCGCGATCGTCCAGGCATACGCGCCGATTGCACGGCATGGCGACAATCACGCGGTGATCGGCAGTTGGGTCGTCGGTGAGGATCCCGCCGGAATGTCGATCCGGGAGGATGCGAGCCCGATCACAAGGGACCTCGCCCGCTTCCTCCCGCATATCATTCTCGACTAG
- a CDS encoding carotenoid oxygenase family protein, translating to MQITRHPPVKTTLKPSNHPYLSGPWTPLHEEVDVEELEVIEGEVPADIDGIYLRNTENPVHQPLGRHHPFDGDAMVHQVNISGGKASYRNRFVRTHCFLEEQIAGEALWGGLMDPPALSKRPGFGAHGSLKDTGSTDIIVHAGTALATLYQCGEAWMLDPVTLENLGKAPWGPIDGISAHPKVDEDTGELMFFNYSKHAPFMHYGVVDRAGKLVHYVPIPLPGPRLPHDMAITKNWSILNDMPLFWDEGLLKRDIHAARLHEGLPTRFALIPRHGQPEDIRWFEASPTYVLHWTNAYEVSGPEGDEVVLEGYYQDKPMPDPIEEAGEYSHMMAYVDEHSFQSRLHRWRFNLATGETKEERLSNRVVEFGMINPDYLMTKNRYVWSTTTRPGWFLFNGYVRHDIETGEEQVYELPEGVYASESPMIPRKGARAEDEGYLVTFLIDENSGTSECAILDAADIAKGPICRLALPHKISSGVHSTWVEHSQLKADRQFRQKLQAT from the coding sequence ATGCAGATCACCCGACACCCGCCGGTCAAGACCACGCTGAAACCGTCGAACCACCCGTATCTTTCGGGGCCTTGGACGCCGCTTCACGAAGAGGTCGATGTCGAGGAGCTCGAAGTGATCGAGGGCGAAGTGCCCGCCGACATCGATGGCATCTACTTGAGGAATACCGAGAACCCCGTGCACCAGCCACTGGGGCGGCATCACCCGTTTGATGGCGACGCAATGGTTCACCAGGTCAATATTTCGGGCGGCAAGGCCAGCTATCGTAACCGCTTCGTGCGCACCCATTGCTTTCTGGAGGAGCAGATCGCGGGCGAAGCGCTGTGGGGCGGCCTGATGGACCCGCCCGCCCTGTCAAAACGTCCGGGATTCGGAGCGCATGGCAGCCTTAAGGACACTGGAAGCACCGACATCATCGTCCATGCAGGGACCGCGCTTGCAACGCTCTACCAATGCGGTGAGGCGTGGATGCTCGATCCGGTGACGCTCGAAAACCTTGGCAAGGCGCCATGGGGGCCGATCGACGGCATTTCCGCTCATCCCAAGGTGGACGAGGATACAGGCGAGCTGATGTTCTTCAACTATTCGAAGCACGCGCCTTTCATGCATTACGGCGTGGTCGACCGCGCCGGAAAGCTTGTCCACTACGTGCCTATTCCCCTGCCTGGCCCACGACTTCCGCACGACATGGCGATCACCAAGAATTGGTCGATCCTCAACGACATGCCGCTTTTCTGGGATGAAGGGCTTCTGAAGCGCGACATTCATGCAGCGCGGCTGCACGAAGGTTTGCCGACCCGTTTTGCGCTGATCCCGCGCCATGGGCAACCCGAAGACATTCGCTGGTTTGAGGCATCGCCGACCTACGTTCTCCATTGGACAAACGCGTACGAAGTTTCCGGGCCGGAAGGAGACGAGGTCGTGCTCGAAGGATATTACCAGGACAAGCCGATGCCCGACCCGATCGAGGAAGCGGGCGAATACAGTCACATGATGGCTTATGTCGACGAGCATTCCTTCCAGTCGCGGCTCCATCGCTGGCGGTTCAACCTCGCGACCGGCGAAACGAAGGAAGAGCGGCTGTCCAACAGGGTCGTCGAATTCGGCATGATCAATCCCGACTACCTGATGACGAAAAACCGCTATGTCTGGTCGACCACGACCAGACCCGGCTGGTTCCTGTTCAACGGCTATGTAAGACACGACATCGAGACCGGGGAGGAGCAGGTCTATGAGTTGCCCGAAGGTGTCTATGCAAGCGAAAGCCCGATGATTCCGCGCAAGGGCGCTCGGGCGGAAGATGAGGGCTATCTGGTCACTTTCCTGATCGACGAAAACTCCGGCACGTCCGAGTGCGCGATCCTTGATGCTGCGGATATTGCGAAGGGTCCGATTTGCCGCCTCGCCCTGCCTCACAA
- a CDS encoding cupin-like domain-containing protein, producing the protein MNAPHHNWNTARSQIFDRKARADFARNYPETPHKLHHALHEHPLLTLDRLADLAEALPEGSVEYNLADLPIAVEGKPGKGDLPLGETIRQIGSSGSWAVLRNIGQDPEYVALLNDLLDEIVPQVEAKTGPMLNRLGFIFVTSPGGVTPAHFDPEHNILLQVRGSKTMTQFPAGDTAFVSDEAHERYHTGGPREVEWREALESGGTEYHLGPGEGVYVPVMAPHFVRNGPEPSISLSITWRSEWSYQEADARAFNHLLRKAGLNPKAPGRWPQQNRAKAYAYRALRKLKLT; encoded by the coding sequence ATGAACGCCCCGCATCACAATTGGAATACCGCCCGCTCGCAGATCTTCGATCGAAAGGCGCGCGCCGATTTCGCCCGGAATTACCCGGAAACTCCGCACAAGCTGCACCACGCCTTGCACGAGCACCCGCTGCTCACGCTCGATCGCCTCGCCGATCTTGCCGAGGCGCTGCCCGAAGGCTCGGTCGAATACAATCTCGCCGACCTGCCGATTGCGGTCGAGGGAAAGCCCGGCAAAGGCGACCTTCCGCTGGGCGAGACAATCCGCCAGATCGGGTCGAGCGGCAGCTGGGCGGTGCTGCGCAATATCGGGCAGGACCCTGAATATGTTGCTCTTCTGAACGATCTGCTGGACGAAATCGTGCCTCAGGTCGAAGCGAAGACCGGCCCGATGCTCAATCGTCTCGGATTCATTTTCGTGACATCGCCGGGAGGCGTCACCCCGGCACATTTCGATCCCGAACATAACATCCTGCTTCAGGTCAGGGGATCGAAGACGATGACCCAGTTCCCTGCGGGTGACACCGCCTTCGTCTCCGATGAAGCGCACGAACGCTACCATACCGGCGGCCCGCGCGAGGTGGAATGGCGCGAGGCGCTTGAATCGGGTGGAACCGAATATCATCTCGGGCCGGGCGAAGGCGTTTATGTGCCTGTCATGGCACCGCACTTCGTGCGCAACGGGCCAGAGCCTTCGATTTCGCTGTCGATCACCTGGCGATCAGAATGGAGCTATCAGGAGGCAGACGCGCGGGCTTTCAATCACCTCCTGCGCAAGGCCGGTCTCAATCCCAAGGCACCCGGTCGCTGGCCGCAGCAAAACCGCGCGAAAGCCTATGCCTACCGCGCACTGCGCAAGCTCAAGCTGACTTGA
- a CDS encoding GNAT family N-acetyltransferase yields MASAPSLTKEILSAGQTPGRRDAVRVISFEEARQQHFRSTWQQLADAATEPNPFFEQWFLLPSLKAFGSNSISLFTTYADGTLVGLMPLGRTRSYYGYPIPHIATWLHANAFYGAPLVAKGHERDFWRSLFAYLDRQPGLALLAHLPHLDAEGPMDTALVEVLAEDRRDAALVNRNERAMLASDLSPEDYLAQSLSKKHTKELRRKRRRLSEQGDLAFERRDDAYAIDEWIAEFLALEAAGWKGDAGSALASDSETGKFSAEALRGAAHAGRLERTTLRLDGKPIAMLSSFVCPPGSFGFKTAFDETFQTYSPGMQLQIDNLAVLDRKDIEWLDSCAAEGHPMIDRLWTERRTLVTRNIAIGGRARRAIFSALMAFETRRRSKA; encoded by the coding sequence ATGGCGAGCGCGCCAAGCCTCACAAAGGAGATTTTGAGCGCCGGTCAGACTCCCGGCAGGCGGGATGCTGTGCGGGTGATTTCTTTCGAAGAGGCGCGTCAGCAGCATTTCCGATCGACTTGGCAGCAGCTGGCCGATGCCGCGACCGAGCCGAACCCATTTTTCGAGCAGTGGTTTCTCCTTCCCTCGCTCAAAGCATTTGGTTCGAATTCCATTTCCCTATTTACGACCTACGCTGACGGAACCTTGGTCGGGCTTATGCCGCTTGGGCGCACGCGCAGCTATTACGGTTATCCAATCCCGCACATAGCGACATGGCTGCACGCCAATGCCTTCTACGGGGCGCCGCTGGTCGCCAAAGGCCATGAGCGAGACTTCTGGCGAAGTCTGTTCGCATATCTCGATCGCCAGCCGGGTCTGGCGCTCTTGGCCCATCTGCCGCACCTCGATGCGGAAGGCCCCATGGACACTGCGCTGGTCGAAGTGCTGGCGGAGGACAGGCGCGATGCGGCGTTAGTGAACCGCAATGAGCGCGCGATGCTCGCTTCCGACCTGTCACCTGAAGATTACCTCGCACAGTCGCTGAGCAAGAAACACACGAAAGAACTTCGCCGCAAACGCAGGCGTCTTTCGGAACAGGGTGACCTTGCATTCGAGCGGCGTGACGACGCCTATGCAATCGATGAATGGATCGCCGAGTTTCTGGCTCTCGAAGCCGCCGGATGGAAAGGGGACGCAGGCTCTGCTCTTGCGAGCGACAGCGAAACCGGCAAGTTCTCGGCCGAGGCGCTGCGGGGTGCGGCGCATGCCGGCAGGCTCGAACGCACGACTCTTCGCCTCGACGGAAAACCGATCGCCATGTTGTCGAGCTTTGTTTGCCCGCCTGGCAGCTTTGGCTTCAAGACCGCATTCGACGAAACCTTCCAGACCTATTCGCCCGGAATGCAGTTGCAGATCGATAACCTTGCGGTTCTCGATCGCAAAGACATCGAATGGTTGGACAGCTGCGCTGCGGAAGGACATCCGATGATCGACCGACTCTGGACCGAGCGCCGCACGCTCGTGACCCGCAACATCGCCATCGGCGGGCGCGCGCGCCGCGCGATTTTCAGCGCGCTGATGGCTTTCGAAACCCGTCGCAGGAGCAAAGCATGA